A DNA window from Ranitomeya imitator isolate aRanImi1 chromosome 2, aRanImi1.pri, whole genome shotgun sequence contains the following coding sequences:
- the LOC138666907 gene encoding gastrula zinc finger protein XlCGF66.1-like, with the protein MDMDRDKMAERILQLTLEILFQLTGEDYTVVKKTFSERCLKTVSEGWGRPLSPITGPPPHLIHEDINDQKILELLYKMIELLTGEVPIRCQDVSIYFSMEEWEYLEGHRDLYKEVMMEVPQPLTSPDLSSKRTTPERCPRPLLPQDCKQEDPNVPQDHQGEDLTHINTAESYVRGNERCKEKIPTYDPGE; encoded by the exons atggatatggacagagacaagatggcggagaggatattacagctcaccctagagatcctctttcagcttactggagag gattacacagtagtgaagaagacctttaGTGAGCGCTGTCTGAaaactgtgtctgagggatggggaagacccctgagcccaatcacggggcctccacctcaccttatacatgaggacatcaatgaccagaagatcctagaacttctctacaagatgattgagctgctgactggagag gttcctataaggtgtcaggatgtctccatctatttctccatggaggagtgggagtatttagaaggacacagagacctGTACAAGgaggtcatgatggaggttccccagcccctcacatcaccag atctatccagtaagaggacaacaccagagagatgtccccgtcctcttcttccacaggactgtaaacaagaagatcccaatgttcctcaggatcatcag ggtgaagatctgacccatattaatactgcaGAGTCATATGTGAGGGgtaatgagcggtgtaaagagaagattcctacatatgacccaggtgagtag